From a region of the Babylonia areolata isolate BAREFJ2019XMU chromosome 25, ASM4173473v1, whole genome shotgun sequence genome:
- the LOC143299803 gene encoding uncharacterized protein LOC143299803 isoform X2, whose protein sequence is MGQEFVWSLSADNVDGPRRSSWKFWRKLSTRRPDRKSRWSAKSGAHVTADITRPRDLDLRPAGEGEGDGGGGATSGSLPDVVDKAVLTRTTSLKAPPPKPPRLFLCRSSSLNLPPGPHLPPTPFPLPPTPFPLPPTPTPFPLPPTPFPLPPTSLPLQQVARRGRGEEEEEPIYVNSAFGAALKSGLSGNDRIIPPPITPTHHHQVSGGHDLQTRGQNRADSTSTVTAPDRRERSGEVRGRGGEGGEGPRQHAASPTDTLPRPPRPSSTLTLSSIYYSLPHRPKARGLPAHPPKARPRGSGREAERRHQVMLHSVVDVLCQRWDPFPLLLPLHHAGVLSALDLQAFSGHPDRQLIVENVLNVVGNGDLALFTAFLAVLREEGGPVEVVGVLEAMRDVDSVIHDLPGPESQEEGGEGEEGGQVLAEEKILSFEVGFRAADGVSLRPVVELDRARRTSPSAPPGATDPGGQPWGAAEVAGPVMVNVCVTGHALSGPRALALAQVLRQHDSIQELRIGKTQLGSADVAALCGALRHNSSLTSLDLRLNWVKGVGASAVASVLTHGHSLQSLNLSSTGMEAEGFREVLTALTSNRTLTHLDLSFLNVGDVVCEVVRDMLRANSTLRRLRLRSSNFSAKGVAVLAEGLSRNRTLQELDLSRNSLGDAGIGALARHIPESALCDVSLENCHVTAGACGALCQMVAGSRGLRSVDLSVNPLGDEGVQGMAAALERSSVLQCLALNMCGVTNTGLATLLDVLEKNTSIRLLKLCYNHLGQEHPHSAPSSDDLRYRLRIVTSSQPTLKILLWGNSFSQLEAQGAGGTRRFSSLR, encoded by the exons ATGGGACAGGAGTTCGTCTGGTCTCTGTCTGCAG ACAATGTGGACGGCCCCCGCAGGTCGTCGTGGAAGTTCTGGCGGAAGCTGTCCACCCGCCGTCCCGACAGGAAGAGCCGCTGGTCCGCCAAGAGCGGTGCCCACGTCACAGCTGACATCACCCGCCCTCGTGACCTTGATCTCCGTCCGgccggtgagggtgagggggacggagggggaggggcgacGAGTGGCAGTCTGCCGGACGTGGTGGACAAGGCCGTGCTGACCAGGACCACCAGCCTCAAGGCCCCGCCCCCCAAGCCGCCCCGCCTCTTCCTCTGCAGGTCCTCCTCACTCAACctgcccccaggcccccacctgccccccacaccgttcccactgccccccacaccgttcccactgccccccacccccaccccgttcccACTGCCTCCCACACcgttccccctgccccccacctcactccccctccaGCAGGTGGcgcggagaggaaggggggaggaggaggaggagcccatCTACGTCAACTCAGCCTTTGGGGCGGCCCTCAAGTCAGGGCTGTCAGGTAACGACAGGATCATCccgccccccatcacccccacccaccaccaccaagtcaGCGGCGGCCATGACCTTCAGACAAGGGGACAAAACCGCGCGGACTCCACATCCACGGTGACGGCccctgacaggagagagaggtcaggggaggtcagagggagagggggtgaggggggagaggggccaCGTCAGCACGCGGCGAGTCCCACCGACACCTTGCCCCGCCCGCCtcgcccctcctccaccctcacgcTGTCTTCCATCTACTACAGCCTGCCTCACCGGCCCAAGGCCCGCGGCCTGCCGGCACACCCCCCCAAGGCCAGGCCCCGAGGGTCCGGTCGGGAGGCGGAGCGCCGCCACCAGGTGATGCTGCACAGCGTGGTGGACGTGCTGTGTCAGCGCTGggaccccttccccctcctcctccccctgcaccACGCCGGAGTCCTGTCCGCCCTGGACCTGCAGGCCTTCAGCGGCCACCCAGACCGACAGCTGATCGTGGAGAACGTGCTGAACGTTGTGGGTAACGGGGACTTGGCCCTCTTCACCGCCTTCCTGGCCGTgctgcgggaggagggggggccggtggaggtggtgggggtgctggaggCCATGCGGGACGTGGACAGCGTCATCCACGACCTGCCCGGCCCTGAGAgtcaggaggaggggggcgagggggaggagggggggcaggtgcTGGCGGAGGAGAAGATCCTGTCTTTCGAGGTGGGGTTCCGTGCGGCAGACGGCGTCAGCCTGAGGCCCGTGGTGGAGCTGGACCGGGCCCGGAGGACGTCGCCCTCAGCGCCTCCCGGCGCCACGGACCCCGGCGGTCAGCCTTGGGGGGCAGCGGAGGTGGCGGGGCCGGTGATGGTCAACGTGTGTGTGACGGGGCACGCTCTGAGCGGCCCCCGGGCTCTGGCCCTGGCCCAGGTCCTCCGGCAGCACGACTCCATCCAGGAGCTGAGGATCGGGAAGACCCAGCTGGGCAGCGCTGACGTGGCCGCTCTGTGCGGCGCCCTACGTCACAACAGCTCTCTGACGTCACTGGACCTCCGTCTGAACtgggtcaagggggtgggggcctCAGCCGTGGCCAGTGTGCTGACTCACGGCCACAGCCTACAGTCCCTCAACCTGTCCTCCACCGGCATGGAGGCGGAGGGGTTCCGCGAGGTACTGACGGCCCTCACCTCCAACAGGACTCTGACCCACCTGGACCTCAGCTTCCTCAACGTGGGCGACGTGGTGTGTGAAGTGGTCCGCGACATGCTCAGAGCCAACTCCACGCTGCGTAGGCTGAGGCTGCGAAGCAGCAACTTCTCCGCGAAGGGCGTAGCCGTGCTGGCGGAAGGGCTTAGCCGGAACCGTACCCTGCAGGAGCTGGACCTCAGCAGGAACAGCCTGGGGGACGCGGGGATCGGGGCGCTGGCCCGTCACATCCCGGAGTCCGCCCTTTGTGACGTCAGCCTGGAGAACTGCCACGTGACGGCTGGGGCCTGTGGGGCGCTGTGCCAGATGGTGGCGGGCAGCAGAGGGCTGCGGAGCGTGGACCTGAGCGTCAACCCCCTGGGGGACGAGGGCGTGCAGGGCATGGCTGCCGCCTTGGAGAGGAGCTCCGTGCTGCAGTGCCTGGCGCTCAACATGTGTGGCGTTACCAACACGGGACTGGCCACGCTGCTGGACGTGCTGGAGAAGAACACCAGCATCAGACTCCTCAAGCTCTGCTACAACCACCTGGGCCAGGAACACCCCCACTCAGCACCCTCCTCTGACGACCTCCGGTACCGGCTGCGGATCGTGACGTCTTCCCAGCCCACGCTGAAGATCCTGCTGTGGGGAAACTCATTCAGTCAGCTGGAGgcacagggggcggggggcacaCGGAGGTTCTCTTCTCTCCGCTGA
- the LOC143299803 gene encoding uncharacterized protein LOC143299803 isoform X1: MEPRGRNSSAADNVDGPRRSSWKFWRKLSTRRPDRKSRWSAKSGAHVTADITRPRDLDLRPAGEGEGDGGGGATSGSLPDVVDKAVLTRTTSLKAPPPKPPRLFLCRSSSLNLPPGPHLPPTPFPLPPTPFPLPPTPTPFPLPPTPFPLPPTSLPLQQVARRGRGEEEEEPIYVNSAFGAALKSGLSGNDRIIPPPITPTHHHQVSGGHDLQTRGQNRADSTSTVTAPDRRERSGEVRGRGGEGGEGPRQHAASPTDTLPRPPRPSSTLTLSSIYYSLPHRPKARGLPAHPPKARPRGSGREAERRHQVMLHSVVDVLCQRWDPFPLLLPLHHAGVLSALDLQAFSGHPDRQLIVENVLNVVGNGDLALFTAFLAVLREEGGPVEVVGVLEAMRDVDSVIHDLPGPESQEEGGEGEEGGQVLAEEKILSFEVGFRAADGVSLRPVVELDRARRTSPSAPPGATDPGGQPWGAAEVAGPVMVNVCVTGHALSGPRALALAQVLRQHDSIQELRIGKTQLGSADVAALCGALRHNSSLTSLDLRLNWVKGVGASAVASVLTHGHSLQSLNLSSTGMEAEGFREVLTALTSNRTLTHLDLSFLNVGDVVCEVVRDMLRANSTLRRLRLRSSNFSAKGVAVLAEGLSRNRTLQELDLSRNSLGDAGIGALARHIPESALCDVSLENCHVTAGACGALCQMVAGSRGLRSVDLSVNPLGDEGVQGMAAALERSSVLQCLALNMCGVTNTGLATLLDVLEKNTSIRLLKLCYNHLGQEHPHSAPSSDDLRYRLRIVTSSQPTLKILLWGNSFSQLEAQGAGGTRRFSSLR, translated from the exons ATGGAGCCCAGGGGAAGGAATTCGTCAGCTGCAG ACAATGTGGACGGCCCCCGCAGGTCGTCGTGGAAGTTCTGGCGGAAGCTGTCCACCCGCCGTCCCGACAGGAAGAGCCGCTGGTCCGCCAAGAGCGGTGCCCACGTCACAGCTGACATCACCCGCCCTCGTGACCTTGATCTCCGTCCGgccggtgagggtgagggggacggagggggaggggcgacGAGTGGCAGTCTGCCGGACGTGGTGGACAAGGCCGTGCTGACCAGGACCACCAGCCTCAAGGCCCCGCCCCCCAAGCCGCCCCGCCTCTTCCTCTGCAGGTCCTCCTCACTCAACctgcccccaggcccccacctgccccccacaccgttcccactgccccccacaccgttcccactgccccccacccccaccccgttcccACTGCCTCCCACACcgttccccctgccccccacctcactccccctccaGCAGGTGGcgcggagaggaaggggggaggaggaggaggagcccatCTACGTCAACTCAGCCTTTGGGGCGGCCCTCAAGTCAGGGCTGTCAGGTAACGACAGGATCATCccgccccccatcacccccacccaccaccaccaagtcaGCGGCGGCCATGACCTTCAGACAAGGGGACAAAACCGCGCGGACTCCACATCCACGGTGACGGCccctgacaggagagagaggtcaggggaggtcagagggagagggggtgaggggggagaggggccaCGTCAGCACGCGGCGAGTCCCACCGACACCTTGCCCCGCCCGCCtcgcccctcctccaccctcacgcTGTCTTCCATCTACTACAGCCTGCCTCACCGGCCCAAGGCCCGCGGCCTGCCGGCACACCCCCCCAAGGCCAGGCCCCGAGGGTCCGGTCGGGAGGCGGAGCGCCGCCACCAGGTGATGCTGCACAGCGTGGTGGACGTGCTGTGTCAGCGCTGggaccccttccccctcctcctccccctgcaccACGCCGGAGTCCTGTCCGCCCTGGACCTGCAGGCCTTCAGCGGCCACCCAGACCGACAGCTGATCGTGGAGAACGTGCTGAACGTTGTGGGTAACGGGGACTTGGCCCTCTTCACCGCCTTCCTGGCCGTgctgcgggaggagggggggccggtggaggtggtgggggtgctggaggCCATGCGGGACGTGGACAGCGTCATCCACGACCTGCCCGGCCCTGAGAgtcaggaggaggggggcgagggggaggagggggggcaggtgcTGGCGGAGGAGAAGATCCTGTCTTTCGAGGTGGGGTTCCGTGCGGCAGACGGCGTCAGCCTGAGGCCCGTGGTGGAGCTGGACCGGGCCCGGAGGACGTCGCCCTCAGCGCCTCCCGGCGCCACGGACCCCGGCGGTCAGCCTTGGGGGGCAGCGGAGGTGGCGGGGCCGGTGATGGTCAACGTGTGTGTGACGGGGCACGCTCTGAGCGGCCCCCGGGCTCTGGCCCTGGCCCAGGTCCTCCGGCAGCACGACTCCATCCAGGAGCTGAGGATCGGGAAGACCCAGCTGGGCAGCGCTGACGTGGCCGCTCTGTGCGGCGCCCTACGTCACAACAGCTCTCTGACGTCACTGGACCTCCGTCTGAACtgggtcaagggggtgggggcctCAGCCGTGGCCAGTGTGCTGACTCACGGCCACAGCCTACAGTCCCTCAACCTGTCCTCCACCGGCATGGAGGCGGAGGGGTTCCGCGAGGTACTGACGGCCCTCACCTCCAACAGGACTCTGACCCACCTGGACCTCAGCTTCCTCAACGTGGGCGACGTGGTGTGTGAAGTGGTCCGCGACATGCTCAGAGCCAACTCCACGCTGCGTAGGCTGAGGCTGCGAAGCAGCAACTTCTCCGCGAAGGGCGTAGCCGTGCTGGCGGAAGGGCTTAGCCGGAACCGTACCCTGCAGGAGCTGGACCTCAGCAGGAACAGCCTGGGGGACGCGGGGATCGGGGCGCTGGCCCGTCACATCCCGGAGTCCGCCCTTTGTGACGTCAGCCTGGAGAACTGCCACGTGACGGCTGGGGCCTGTGGGGCGCTGTGCCAGATGGTGGCGGGCAGCAGAGGGCTGCGGAGCGTGGACCTGAGCGTCAACCCCCTGGGGGACGAGGGCGTGCAGGGCATGGCTGCCGCCTTGGAGAGGAGCTCCGTGCTGCAGTGCCTGGCGCTCAACATGTGTGGCGTTACCAACACGGGACTGGCCACGCTGCTGGACGTGCTGGAGAAGAACACCAGCATCAGACTCCTCAAGCTCTGCTACAACCACCTGGGCCAGGAACACCCCCACTCAGCACCCTCCTCTGACGACCTCCGGTACCGGCTGCGGATCGTGACGTCTTCCCAGCCCACGCTGAAGATCCTGCTGTGGGGAAACTCATTCAGTCAGCTGGAGgcacagggggcggggggcacaCGGAGGTTCTCTTCTCTCCGCTGA